The stretch of DNA TGGCGTTGTGGGGCCACTGTCAGTCATCAGATAACGTGCCGCTGGGGCTCTCCGGGGCCACCCTGTGTTTGGGGGCTGAATGCTCCGCCAGCCGGAGATGCCCCGGGTCCCGTGCCgaagcctcccccgcccccgccaggtACGCCTTCACCGTGGCGGCCAACATCGCCGTGTACGGGGCCGCCTGGCTCCTGCTGCACCTGCAGGGCTCCCCGAGCACGGAGGCGGCCCGCGACGTCTCCGACCAGCTGGGGGTCCAGGACGTGCAGGTGTTCCAGGTGAGCGGGGCCCAGGCCGGACACCCCCGCGGCCCTGACCCCGGGGGCTCAGGCCGAGAGCGCTGCCGCTGACCCCTCTCCCGCCCGGCCTCCAGAACCTCTCCCTGTTGGTGATAGGAGTCGGAGCCGTCTTCTCGCTTCTGTTCCACCTGGGCACCCGGGAGGGGCGCCGGGCCCCGGCGGAGGCGCCGGACGAGCACAGCCCGCTGCTGGCCCCCACGACTGCCCGGCCCCTGCTGCTCTGGAAACACTGGCTCCGGGAGCCGGCCTTCTACCAGGTGTGCCGCTGGCCGGGGAGGGGGACGGCGGACACGGGGGCAGACAGTCCCTTTGCGGTCCTCCGGTGGCCACGGCCTGCCCTGCCCGCTGGCCAGGCGGTCACCGCGAGTGGCTCAGGCGCCGCCGCAGGGCTCCCTGGGCCCCCCCGATCCCCGCTGACGCGCGCCCCCGGCTCGCCTGCCGCAGGTGGGTCTGCTGTACATGAGCACGAGGCTCATCGTGAACCTGTCCCAGACCTACATAGCCATGTACCTCACCTACTCCCTCAACCTGCCCAAGGTGAGCTGGGGGGCGGGCCCGGGCCCAGCGCGCCCCGTGCCCCGCCGAGTCCCCCAGCCCGCCGAGCCCACGCTGCTCTGCCCCCGCAGAAGTTCATCGCCACCATCCCGCTGCTGATGTACGTCAGCGgcttctgctcctccttcctcatgaaGCCGGTCAACAGGAGCATCGGGAGGAACGTGAGTGgccggggcgggagggggggggcCAGAAGTGCAGGCTCCGGACCGGGGCTGTCCCGCGTCTGGCTCCCGCGGGGCTCGGGGCTGCGGTGCTCTTGGACTCGGTGCTGCCCGGGGCAGTGGAGCGCCGGCCGGTGTGGCCAAGAGACGCCGCCCGTCACCATGTTTGATTTTAACGGCCCAGCGGCACCTGGCGTTAGTGCCCGGGCCTCCGGGTCCCCCGGGACCCGAGCGAGGGCACCGCGGGACAGTCCAGCCGGACGCCCTCCCCGTGGCGGCCGGCTGAGGAGCACGCGGACCGGCGGCTCTGACGCCCGCCCCGCTGCCCCCGCAGCTGACCTACTTTGCGGGGCTCCTGGCGATCCTGGCCTTCGCCGCCTGGGTGGCGCTGGCGGACAGGCTGGGCGTGGCCGTGTACGCGGCGGCCGCGCTGCTGGGCATGGGCTGTGCCACCATCCTCGTCACCTCGCTGGCCATGACGGCCGACCTCATCGGCCCCCACACGGTGAGGCGGAgcggcgggagggggcgggggctggggtcCGGGCCGCGGATGCTGAGCCCCCGCTCTTGTATCCCAGCACAGCGGAGCCTTCGTGTACGGGGCCATGAGCTTCTCGGATAAAGTGGCCAACGGGCTGGCCGTCATGGCCATCCAGAGCCTGTACCCCTGCTCGTGAGTGCCGCTCGTTTGTTCACAGGGGAGCGTGCCGGGGCTGCGCGCCCGTCAGGCCCTGCCCCGGGTCTGGGGGTTTGGCCCGGACAGAGGACAGCGCGCGGGCGGGCCTCGCACACTGGGGCCCCACTTGTTCCTGACCTGGGGCACCCCGCCAGCTGCTGTACGCCGGGGACACGGCGTCCGGATGTACCGGGGCAGTGGGAGTGGGCAGGGCCGGGCAGAGCCGGGATCTGCTCAGACCCTCAGAACCTAGTTCTAGACCCAGATGGTTCTAGACCACTGAGTGGAGACTCGTAGAAGCCTGGGGTCTGGGAACAAAAGCCCATCTgctcctctgtccccaggggcctgggggcaACACCAGCTACTTTCATAAGCACAGAACCTTGTGACCCAAACCAGTGGCGAGGGGGTGTAGGAAACACCACTTACGGAGACCAGTCTGGGGCAAGAGGTCAGGGAGAGCTTCCTTGAGGAGGTGACATTGGACCTGAGACCTGTCAGGGAGTTCCAAGCAAATGGGGAGGAACCACCCTACCAAGGTCCTGTGGCAGGACCGGGCTCGGTGTCGGAGGAAAGCGTGTGGGGAAGGCCCGCGCGGTTGGAGCACGGAGGGGATGGGGCAGGTGTGCAGGGCCTCGGGGGCCCCGGGGACGGTGGTGGTCCAGGcaggtggtggtgatggggccGGACCCGCATgagacagaggagaggagaggaggggcagatgtGGGtaggggcgggggtggagggggatcCCCCGGTTCTGGTGGCCCAGTAGCTGAGCGGGAGGTCCACGCTGGAGGGTCCAGACAGAGGGTGACGCCcccgcctctcccctcccccacagcttgGAGATCTGCTGCAGGGCCTGCATGGGCTTCTACCGCTGGGTGATGGTGGCCGCCACGGGCGGCGTAGGCGTGGCCGCTACCCTCTGTCTGTGCAGCCTCTTCCTCTGGCCCATCCGCCTGCGGAGCTGTGAGTCCGAGCTGCGCCCCACCCCCAGGGACCAGGGGCTGGCGGGGTAGGCCCACAGCAGCCCCCCCGCACTGACTGCACCCCCGCCCCCTTGTTCtgcaggggaccctggagcccagcCCTGATGCCACACGCGCCTCAGTCGCCGTCCTGTGAACGTGAACTCGGTTCCAGGCCCCGCGGAGGCCGGGAGCAGCCCTCCCTCCGTGCTGTCCCTCCCTgccatccctgcccccacccttgctggctgcggggaggtgggggggacgGTCAGGATCCCAGACATGGAGGTGAGCCCTCTGGGATCCAGGCGCGCGCCTGGCTCACCCCTCACCCCGGGCTCGGCTGTGGTTTCCTACGTGCCGCCAGGTCCCCTCGGCCATGGTGCGGTCCCTGGGCCTGACGGGAACctcaggcgggggtggggaggagcaagtCCCATGCCCTGCGCCCAGGCTGCTGCTGGCCACGAATAAAGAGCCACCCGTGGGTGAGGGCCGTGGCCTCAGCTGTGTCCCCGGAGtccagagtggggagagggccGCTGAGACGCCCTGAGTCGGCCTGCCTCTGGCCCAAGTTTGGGTCACCGGGGTGTTGGCAGGTGGCTGGACCACGCAGGGTCCCCAGGGTCCCCGAAGGTGGAGGGGTGCACCGAGGGGGCTGCAGAGGGTGGCGTGGGCAGCATGAACTTTATCAGCGGATGGGTGTGTACACGGGTGGGGGCCGCTGGTTGGTGGAGGGGCGGTAGGGTTCCAGGTCCCACTGCCTGTGGCTCTGCGTGGTGTAGCGCGGGCGCTGGGGCGCCGACAGGAGCGGCACGTAGTCAGACCCCTGCCATGGCGGCTCCGTCTGGTACTGGTGCCTGGTGACCACTGTGG from Neovison vison isolate M4711 chromosome 6, ASM_NN_V1, whole genome shotgun sequence encodes:
- the MFSD12 gene encoding major facilitator superfamily domain-containing protein 12, whose product is MGPGPPAAGAGAPPQSLSLAARLSYAVGHFLNDLCASMWFTYLLLYLHSVRAYSSRGAGLLLLLGQVADGLCTPLVGYEADRAAGRCVRCGPRKAWHLVGTVCVLLSFPFIFSPCLGCGAATPEWAALLYYGPFVVVFQFGWAATQIAHLSLIPELATSDHEKVELTALRYAFTVAANIAVYGAAWLLLHLQGSPSTEAARDVSDQLGVQDVQVFQNLSLLVIGVGAVFSLLFHLGTREGRRAPAEAPDEHSPLLAPTTARPLLLWKHWLREPAFYQVGLLYMSTRLIVNLSQTYIAMYLTYSLNLPKKFIATIPLLMYVSGFCSSFLMKPVNRSIGRNLTYFAGLLAILAFAAWVALADRLGVAVYAAAALLGMGCATILVTSLAMTADLIGPHTHSGAFVYGAMSFSDKVANGLAVMAIQSLYPCSLEICCRACMGFYRWVMVAATGGVGVAATLCLCSLFLWPIRLRSWDPGAQP